In Clupea harengus chromosome 12, Ch_v2.0.2, whole genome shotgun sequence, the sequence GTtgtcacagacactcatacacttTATCATACACTTTATGTTTCTCAGATCAGTTTCACTAGGCAGTCCAAACAGCTTCTCCATTATTCACAAGATAGTAGAACACTGTATTCATAAATATTAGGGACTTGCTTGTGCTATTGTGTCTTAAAAGGGGTCTGTAGAGTACATCTGAAAGAGTAAGTGAAAGCTATTCATCATACAGCTTTTTGCtgttaaagtaaaataaaacagtTTAAGTCTAATTTAATTCATCAAATAAAATGTTGCtcacattttgtaaatgtatatattctAGCGCAGGATACTGAGTGGAACAGCAACTCCATAATCCTTGTTTCCTTGATCACTGATTAACCACATCATTATTTTCTGATTTGTGTAGACATTCAGACGTGCCAGCCTGAGGATGAAAACGCCAACACTGCCTCCGTGTGCCACCGCATTCAGAAGACCCAGGTCAGACCACAACACTGCACTTGAATATGCACTGATTCTGTTTGGGCATAAAGGTTAAAGGTCGCCTCATGCATGACAAGCACCGCACTCTCTTTTACTCCCTTTCCTCTGtggatttttctctctttttctccgtAGCACACAATGCTATCACGTAGGTTTGTCGAGGTCATGACCACGTACACTGAGGCCCAGGTGTCTTTCAGGGATAAGAGCAAAAGCCGTATCAGGAGACAGCTCGAGATCAGTGAGTAACATGTTGACCTCACGCGcacaagacaaaacacacagacacagacaaaaaaagcagCCTGCTCTTTTCTGGTGAACTGAAAGGGCAGCTGGTCACACTGCTAAGTGAGTGCCGGTGAGCCACAGCTGGGAGGACAGTGTGTGCCTCCGGGCCTCAGTCACATGCTCACCACACCAGGGAGCAGACGGCAGGCAACAGGAGACACCTGCATCGCCGTCGCCTTGGACACGGCACACATGAGAGGCAGGCAACCAGGGAGttaagtgtttgttttctggtCATGTGACCTGGGCTATTCACTTTCCCTGCTCTGGTGGAGGAGGATTctcctgtgtctgcctgtgagaAGGATTTAACCTTTCCAGCAGATCTGGGTTTCAGATTTCCCCGTCTCAAATAATGATTTGAACATTCAAAAGAGAAAGTGATTGCTTGGCTGTCCATTTTTTTGTAGTGTTGAACAATGCAAAATTACATTGTAGTGTGATAAAGACCTGGGTAAATAATGGATTTGTTTTAATATGTTCAGACAAAGTATTTTGGGGTTGGGGAAAAGCTTCACCTCGTTCAAAGAAAAGAGGATGTAAACATATATAGTCATCTTCAAGCACAAAGCTTATTTTACAGCTCATTATACCTAATGCTTACTCTTCCATTCATAATTCATTTGCCACTTTCCTCCTCATTTGCCTCTGTAGTTACGCTGAGGTATTGGGAGGGCTGGTAGAAGCTTTTGCTTGAGTTTCAACCCCCAAATCcctaaattaaatattaaagatGATGGACACTCTCACTCCTGTCGCACAGAAGGTCATTTAAAAACCAGCAGTAATGTTGATATGATTGATTATGCACTATATGGTATGGGGTATGTGGACACTCCTCCTAATTCCTGTGTTCAGGTGTTTCACCTATTGTTAGCAGGAGCATAAAATCAAGCTCATAGCCATGCAATCTCCTTAGACTAACCTTGGAAGTAGATTGGGATGTACTGGAGAGCTCAAGGACTTTAAGTGTGGCACTCTCATAGGATGCAGTCTTTGCCACAAGTCAGTTTGTGAAATTTCTGCCCTGCCAGATCTGCCTCAGTTAACTAAGTGGCATTATTGTAAAGTGGAAGAGCCCATGAAGTGGCAGACCGCACAAACTTCCAGAACGGCACCGCCAAGCGCTGAAGAGCGTAGCGCGTGAAAACGGCCTGTCCTCACTCGCTTCAGAGTTCCAAACTGTCTCTGGCTGCAGCATCAGCACAAGAACTGTTCGCCGGGAGCTTCATGCAATGGGTTTCCATGGCCGAGCAGCTGCACTCCAGCCCGACATCGCCATACGCAATGCCAAGCGGAGGGGTTCACTGGACCGTGGAGCAGTGGAAAAGTGTTCTCTGGGGTGAAGAATCACGCTTTTACTATCTGGCAGTTTGATGGACGAATCTGGGTTTGGCCGATGCCAGGAGAGCACTACCTACCAGAATGCACGATGCCGTGTGTTTGGTGAAGCAGGGATAATGGTCTGGGGCGGTGCCTTCTGTTTGGTGAAGCAGGGATAATGGTCTGGGGTTGTTCTGGGTGGAGCAGGGATAATGGTCTGGGGCTGTTGGTTGTTCTGGGTTTGGGGCGAGACCCCTTAGTTCCTGTGAAGGGTAACGTTAATACTACATTTTAGACAATTATGTGCTTCCAACTTTGTGGCAACAGTTTGGGGAAGGCCCTCTCCTGTTCCAGCCTGACAGCTCCTCTGCACAAGCCAACACCCATAAAGACATGTCGGTCCATAAAGACATGTCGGTCCATAAAGACATGCCGGTCCATAAAGACATGTCGGTCCATAAAGACATGTCGGTCCATAAAGACATGTCGGTCCATAAAGACATGCCGGTCCATAAAGACATGTCGGTCCATAACGACATGTCGGTCCATAAAGACATGTCGGTCCATAAAGACATGTCGGCCCATTAGGAGTTGGTCCATAAAGAGATGATGTTGGGTGTGGAGGAGCTCCAGTGGCCTGCATAGAGCCCTAACTTCAACCCTATTGAACACCTTTTGGTTAGATCAACAATTGCCTTCTCGTCCAACATCTGTGCCTGGCCCCACAAATGCTCTTTTATGCTGAATGACACACTCCAAAATCTTCATATTAATGCCCATGGTTTTGGAATGGGATGGTCAGGTGTTGACCATACAACATAGAGCCTGATGTATTTAACTTGAAGTGAGAAAAATACCACGTGTTTCTAATTAAAGTAATCCAATTaccactgtatatacatatcttACCTTGTGTCAAAACATCTCTGACTAGAAAAGCTATTTCTActtgtctctgtctcatccATGTCTCTGCTATACACATTTGTACAATTAACATGCGCTTTTTTCAACGGAGACATTCTTTTGTACAAACCACTATGGATAATTGATATCAGTGCACAGTCATGTTATGGACCAGTTGTTTAGAGTATTTCTTTAACCTTCAGCTGGACGGCTGACCACAGATGAAGACCTGGAGGCCATGTTGCAAAGTGGAAACCCTGCTGTCTTCACATCTGATGTAAGTGCCAACTAAATAGCATAATTATGTTGGTGTCATGGAGCTTAGGGTCACTAGGTGGATCATTTAATTTGCAGCTATCCTTCATTAAATCACTAATAATATTTAAACATTCACTTTACATGCCTTTTATTTGATTACAATGGATTAGGACAGGAAACAGAAAAACTGATTTCAATTACACATTTCTACACAGAACCACAGCTATCCTCCATACATACAATGGTTTGCTATAGAGCTCACAGGAGTCCAGTTGAAGACTCGACTAACTAACCAGTGTTTTTCAGATAGATCTGTGACGCTGCTGTAACCTCGCTCATTCAGTTGGCTTGGTTAGTCAAATGTACACCTAAAGGCGTGGTTAAGGGTGCTTGATTGGAAGCTGTCATTTTGCAAGTGCTCCATCCAGAAGTAGAGACATGGACACCTCTTGAATTGAAACTCTTGATCTCAAAACAAACCaagctcattttttttttttacacagatCCTCCTAGATGCACAGATCACACGGAAGGCCATGAATGAGATCGAGTCACGGCATCAGGACATCCTTAGGCTAGAAGCTAGCATCAAAGAACTGCATGAGATGTTTATGGACATCGCTGTACTGGTGGAGACCCAGGTAAGACAGCATCCATTAAAAGCCTGCCATTTGCTGTGGCTTGGTGGGCTCGTCTGACAGTTTTGCTTTACCTGCTTCTTACCACTAGGGGGAGATGATGAACAACATCGAGACGAACGTGAGCAGTGCATCAGAGTATGTGATTAGTGGGAAGATTGCGACCAAGAAAGCAGTGCGCTACCAGAAACAGGCTCGCAGGGTAAGGCTCTTCCCCAGTTTCCCCAGCCTTTTCAAAAGTAGTGTGGAGGAGCAGTAGCAACCGTTTCCAGGCGCCGGACACTTATGCTAATGTGATGATGAAATGCTAATAAGCCTAAAGAGGCCTTTTGTGATGAACTAAAAGATGAAAAGCTGTGAAGTTGCTGTAAGCTTATGTTATAATTAGATTTATGTCTGAATAAAAAGTATTTGTATCTGTATGCCTgtgatttttatattttaagTGTTTGTAAGAATTGTTATGCAACTAAAATAAACTATTGCTAAATAACTCTCAAATGGGGgtatatgagtatgagtgtggaCTGCAAGATTTCTTTTGCTCAATGTGTTGTATGAATCCCTAACCCAGCTTGAATCTCTGCTTCTTGTTTTGACAGAAATATATCATAGTTGCCATAGTTGTGCTGGTCCTGCTTGCTGTTATCGCGCTAATCGTTGGTCTCTCTGTTGGACTGCCTAAGTCCTAATTTCATCTCATTGGCTTTCCATTTACTGGGGAAGACATCACCACAGTCCATCAGAGAAGACATTGGAAGCCCTCAAGTGTCAAGTGTCCCTTAACTTATAGCCCTTAAGTGTTAGACCTTACTTTCCCTATTCTTGCAGACACTAGTGAGATTCCAAATCCTAGCAGAATGATGAGACATCAGTAACAAATAGACGTGAACATTCCTAACAACTTTATACAGACTGATTGATTGCAGGTACATTCTGTTGGTCCTGCTAAGCAGTTATAATGAGTAAATTCAGGGCTCAGTCTTTGTTCAACCAGAGCAGCACAGTAATGAAACAACTACCTCAGTTTGACAACAATGTGCATTTTCAGTTCCTGGTTTTCATTGTGCAGTCTGTAAGGCCAAAAGACTATGCACCTTACCTACGGAATATGCATCAATTGAAATAGTTGTGGTGATGACCTAGGCATGGCAAACCACCCATTCAAATCTAGACTTTTTTAGACTCAGGATGGTCTTGCTTAAGGTGTGAACTTGTCTTATCCTGTTTACATTTCTATGTGGAATGTTTGCAATTGTCATCATTTGACGACGGGCTCTTTCAATTACAGCAGTAATGTCAGtcgatgttttcttttctttcctcacaTTCAGTTGTGCCAAACATACTCATAATACGCAGCCACTCCTACATTTGTTAGTCTGCCTGCTTGGTGTTTAAACGCACTACAGTGATTCCGTCTTTCAAATGATTAAGTTAGCCATTACAGCATCGCTCTAGTCATCTTCTAGTGGTAGTGATCTTTGAAATATCCATTTGTCCTTGCATGGCAAACTTTCCTTACATATATCCTCCAAAAGAGGCATTGATAATGACTGAAAATTAAACATGTCAGGTAAGATCTGCTTTTTAACATTAGAAAGCATGGAGCACAGCTTGTTGTGTACCTTGCACTTTTGTGACTGTTAAGGAAGTGATTCAGCTGAATGATTGTATTGGTACGTCAACTTCAACAGTCCTTACACAATGGGATCCACAGCTTGTGTATATAGTTTGTGAAGATCTATACAAACAATGTGAAtttcatgaaaaaataaaagcGGTGTCCTTTTTGTTCAATACAGTCAGCACACTCTTTGTTCTCAGATAATTTCTTATATTCTCAGCTCTAGTTGCTATGGCTACTATGGTGATACTTCAGCCTCTTCCAGTGAACATGATAATGAGCTTTAAAATGCATtgcaaaaatggagagagacagaagaaacaaATCTTCACTTTCTGCATACAACAACACGTGCTTCACCTGTCCTTCCTCAATCTGGCATACTGGCAAATCCGGTGTCACTCTAGCTCTGACTCCACCCACGCAGGAAGTGGGTATATTTATAGTGTCCCAGCCTGGGCATGGAGAGCAGGGCCGGTGAGAGACCTACTGGAGCTCTCCAAACCCCCTCTATTTATACCTGCCGGCACAGCACACCTGGGCACTGGCCCAATTCAGCATCATCcacctttccttttttttgccaGTGTGCTTTGCTGACAAGAATGTGCTTTCACTCATGCAAATCTTCTACCAGACTCATCAATCACATCTAAGTAGCTTTTCCCAGTGGAGTTTgtgattaaattaatttacaaAGGAGTAGGAACAATATGGGGTTGATGGTGCATAAACAACCTTTGTGTTCTTTTCAGCATCCTAAACAGCTTAGTTCAGTGCCTCAGGCGCTGTCAGATCAATCGGTGCCACCCAGAACTCCACTGCGCCCACGTCTAAACGCAATCAATACATGTCCTGATTCTGGTTATGCTCTCCTGTTATAATCAATAACTGCTATCTGCATATCATCAATCAATCATGTGCTATTTGTGTTATCTAATCCAAAGTAATTCTTACCTTTGTGATTTGCATGGATTGTAAAAGCTTTGATACGTCATCAGTGCTGGAGATGACACAGCATGGTGTGACTTAACATTTCTACAGTGGGAGTTATTGGCAAGGCCTTGTTTACGTCTGCCGTTTTCTGCCATTCTtgctctctgtccatctttccTTTCGCCCCACGCTACCATATGGCCACACAGCGAGGGGCACCTGATGGAAGAGCGGcaggagaaagatagaaagagagagagagaaaaaaaaacagggagagaTCAAGAACGACTTGCACACTCACTATTTCCACTGTGTTGTggcaagagaaaaacag encodes:
- the LOC105913322 gene encoding syntaxin-2-like, with the protein product MRDRLAELNLNNNLPGDATNSEENTTYMDEFFKKVGEVQMLIDKISCQVEELKRAHNTILSAANPELKNKQELEQLNNEIRRHASSVQIQLKNIQTCQPEDENANTASVCHRIQKTQHTMLSRRFVEVMTTYTEAQVSFRDKSKSRIRRQLEITGRLTTDEDLEAMLQSGNPAVFTSDILLDAQITRKAMNEIESRHQDILRLEASIKELHEMFMDIAVLVETQGEMMNNIETNVSSASEYVISGKIATKKAVRYQKQARRKYIIVAIVVLVLLAVIALIVGLSVGLPKS